CACGCTCGCCGAGGCGCCCCACCTCGCGCGCGAGATCGAGCACAGCAAAGACCTCCTCGCCGCCGACCCGGACCTGCGCCGCGTGTTCCTCGCCGGCGGTACCAGTGCCCCCGGCCCCGATTTCCGCATCCTGCAGGCCGATCTCGCGCGCACCCTGGAGGCGGTCGCCGCGCGCGGCGCGCGCGCCTTCTACCGGGGGCCGCGCGCAGCGGGCATCGCCGCCGCCGTGCGGACGCGCGGCGGGGTGCTGGGCGAGGCCGACCTCGCCCGCTACCGGCCGCGCTGGCGCCAGCCGCTCGCGGGCGCGTTCCGCGGCCGCCGGATCGTGACCTTCCCGCCACCCGGCTCGGGCGGCGTGTTGCTCGAGGTGCTCGGGCTCCTCGCGCACGACGATCTCCCCGCCCTCGGCCGCGGCACGCCCACGGCGCTCCACCTCCTGGCCGGGGCCATGGCGCAGGGCTTCGCGGATCGCGCGCGCTGGTACGGCGATCCGGAGTTCACACGCGTGCCCGTGGCGGCGCTCCTGGCACCCCCGCGCCTCGCCGCGCTGCGGAGCGCGCTCAGCGCACTCGGCCCGACGCCGAAGCGCACCGCGCTCGTCCCCGACCACGGCACGGCGCACGTGTCGGTGGTGGACGCCGAAGGCAACGCCGCCGCCATCACGACCACCATCAACACCGGCTTCGGCGCCGGTATCCTGGTGGCCGGCACGGGGATCATCCTGAACGACGAGATGGACGACTTCGCCCTCGCCCCAGGCGTACCCAACGTCTACGGGCTCGTCGGCACGGCGGCCAACGCGCTCGCGCCGGGCAAGCGCCCGCAGTCGAGCATGTCGCCCACCATCGTGCTCGCCGGGCGGCGCCCCGAGCTGGTGGTCGGCGGCTCGGGCGGCCCGACGATCATCTCCGGGACCCTCCAGGTGGTGCTCGGTGTCACCGCCTTCGGGCTCCCGCTACGCGAGGCCGTCGAGGCGCCACGCCTCCACGACCAGGCGGTGCCGCCGGTGCTGGGGGTCGAGCCGGGGGTCGAGCCCGGCGTCCGCGCCGTGCTCGAGCGGCTGGGTCACCGCGTCGCGGTAACGCCGGTGATCGGCGCCATCTCGGCCTGCGGCCTCGCCCGCGACGGGTCGCCCGTCGCCGCCGGCGACCCGCGCAAGGACGGCGGCGCCGCCGTCGTTCCATAGCGCGCCGCGCCGCCAAGCGCGCAAAATGTTGCCGCCGCG
This genomic window from Deltaproteobacteria bacterium contains:
- the ggt gene encoding gamma-glutamyltransferase — translated: MRARLAIALALVLAARARPASAAARAGAVASEHPAAAAAGVEMLRAGGTVVDAAIAAAAAVCIVHASSCGLGGGGFALVHRADGGDFALDYREVAPAGATPEHFETRGKPEPALLRAGGLAVGVPGEVAGMAALHRRFGRLPLARVLAPAIRLARDGFTLAEAPHLAREIEHSKDLLAADPDLRRVFLAGGTSAPGPDFRILQADLARTLEAVAARGARAFYRGPRAAGIAAAVRTRGGVLGEADLARYRPRWRQPLAGAFRGRRIVTFPPPGSGGVLLEVLGLLAHDDLPALGRGTPTALHLLAGAMAQGFADRARWYGDPEFTRVPVAALLAPPRLAALRSALSALGPTPKRTALVPDHGTAHVSVVDAEGNAAAITTTINTGFGAGILVAGTGIILNDEMDDFALAPGVPNVYGLVGTAANALAPGKRPQSSMSPTIVLAGRRPELVVGGSGGPTIISGTLQVVLGVTAFGLPLREAVEAPRLHDQAVPPVLGVEPGVEPGVRAVLERLGHRVAVTPVIGAISACGLARDGSPVAAGDPRKDGGAAVVP